A window of the Halichoerus grypus chromosome 2, mHalGry1.hap1.1, whole genome shotgun sequence genome harbors these coding sequences:
- the ARHGDIA gene encoding rho GDP-dissociation inhibitor 1, with protein MAEQEPTAEQLAQIAAENEEDEHSVNYKPPAQKSIQEIQELDKDDESLRKYKEALLGRVTVSADPSVPNVVVTRLTLVCSTAPGPLELDLTGDLESFKKQSFVLKEGVEYRIKISFRVNREIVSGMKYIQHTYRKGVKIDKTDYMVGSYGPRAEEYEFLTPTEEAPKGMLARGSYNIKSRFTDDDKTDHLSWEWNLTIKKEWKD; from the exons ATGGCTGAGCAGGAGCCCACAGCTGAGCAGCTAGCACAGATCGCAGCCGAGAACGAGGAGGATGAGCACTCAGTCAACTATAAGCCCCCCGCCCAGAAGAGCATCCAGGAGATCCAGGAGCTGGACAAGGATGATGAGAGTCTGCGCAAATACAAGGAGGCCCTCTTGGGCCGCGTAACTGTGTCTGCTG ACCCCAGCGTCCCCAATGTTGTTGTGACCCGCCTGACCCTGGTGTGTAGCACGGCCCCCGGCCCCCTGGAGCTGGACCTGACAG GCGACCTGGAGAGCTTCAAGAAGCAGTCCTTTGTACTGAAGGAGGGCGTGGAGTACCGGATAAAAATCTCTTTCCGA GTGAACCGGGAGATCGTGTCCGGCATGAAGTACATCCAGCACACGTACAGGAAAGGCGTTAAGa TTGACAAGACCGACTACATGGTGGGGAGCTACGGGCCGCGGGCGGAGGAGTATGAGTTTCTGACGCCCACGGAGGAGGCGCCCAAGGGCATGTTGGCCCGAGGCAGCTACAACATCAAGTCCCGGTTCACAGACGACGACAAGACTGACCACCTGTCCTGGGAGTGGAACCTCACCATCAAAAAGGAATGGAAGGACTGA